The following coding sequences are from one Streptomyces sp. NBC_00536 window:
- a CDS encoding acylphosphatase yields MNEHVRVTAWVRGRVQGVGFRWFTRANALEIGDLVGFALNLDDGRVQVVAEGQRENCHRLLDWLRSADTPGRVDGVTEIWGIPRGGYDGFAIR; encoded by the coding sequence ATGAATGAACATGTCCGGGTCACCGCCTGGGTACGCGGCCGGGTACAGGGAGTGGGCTTCCGCTGGTTCACCAGGGCCAATGCGCTGGAGATCGGCGACCTCGTGGGCTTCGCGCTCAACCTCGACGACGGGCGGGTACAGGTCGTCGCCGAAGGTCAACGTGAGAATTGCCACCGGCTGCTCGACTGGCTGCGCTCCGCCGACACGCCCGGGCGGGTGGACGGCGTGACCGAGATCTGGGGAATTCCGCGCGGCGGTTACGACGGGTTCGCGATCCGGTGA
- a CDS encoding flavodoxin family protein, with translation MSASLPTPVVSIAYHSGYGHTTVVAEAVRAGAADAGATVHLIKVDEIDDAQWALLDASDAIVFGSPTYMGTASGAFHVFAEATSKRWFGDAWLDKLAAGFTNSASKSGDKGNTLDYFQTLAAQHGMNWVNLGLKPGWNASTASENDINRLGFFDGAAAQSNSDQGVEGVHKADLLTAEHLGRRVTETTRVFLAGRAALAA, from the coding sequence GTGTCCGCTTCCCTCCCCACCCCCGTCGTCTCGATCGCCTACCACTCCGGCTACGGGCACACCACCGTGGTCGCCGAGGCCGTCCGGGCCGGCGCCGCCGACGCGGGCGCGACCGTGCACCTGATCAAGGTCGACGAGATCGACGACGCCCAGTGGGCGCTCCTGGACGCCTCCGACGCGATCGTCTTCGGCTCCCCGACCTACATGGGCACCGCTTCCGGCGCCTTCCACGTCTTCGCCGAGGCCACCTCGAAGCGCTGGTTCGGGGACGCCTGGCTGGACAAGCTGGCCGCGGGCTTCACGAACTCCGCCTCCAAGAGCGGCGACAAGGGCAACACCCTGGACTACTTCCAGACGCTGGCCGCGCAGCACGGCATGAACTGGGTCAACCTCGGCCTGAAGCCGGGCTGGAACGCCAGCACCGCCTCCGAGAACGACATCAACCGCCTCGGGTTCTTCGACGGCGCCGCCGCGCAGAGCAACTCGGACCAGGGCGTCGAGGGCGTGCACAAGGCGGACCTGCTGACCGCCGAGCACCTCGGCCGCCGCGTCACCGAGACGACCCGCGTCTTCCTCGCGGGCCGCGCCGCGCTCGCCGCCTGA
- the rpmF gene encoding 50S ribosomal protein L32 produces MAVPKRKMSRSNTRHRRSQWKAAVPTLVSCERCQEPKLQHIACPSCGTYNKRQVLEV; encoded by the coding sequence GTGGCTGTTCCGAAGCGGAAGATGTCGCGCAGCAACACGCGCCACCGCCGGTCGCAGTGGAAGGCTGCGGTCCCCACCCTGGTTTCGTGTGAGCGTTGCCAGGAGCCGAAGCTCCAGCACATTGCGTGCCCGAGCTGCGGCACCTACAACAAGCGCCAGGTCCTCGAGGTCTGA
- the coaD gene encoding pantetheine-phosphate adenylyltransferase — translation MRRAVCPGSFDPITNGHLDIIGRAARLYDVVHVAVMINQSKQGLFTVEERIELIREATADYGNVEVESFHGLLVDFCKQRDIPAIVKGLRAVSDFDYELQMAQMNMGLTGVETLFVPTNPTYSFLSSSLVKEVATWGGDVSHLLPSFVHTALMERLHGN, via the coding sequence TTGCGCCGCGCCGTCTGTCCGGGGTCGTTCGACCCCATCACCAACGGACACCTCGACATCATCGGCAGAGCCGCCAGGCTCTACGACGTCGTGCATGTCGCCGTGATGATCAACCAGTCGAAGCAGGGCCTGTTCACCGTCGAGGAGCGGATCGAGCTGATCCGCGAGGCCACCGCCGACTACGGGAACGTCGAGGTCGAGTCCTTCCACGGGCTGCTCGTCGACTTCTGCAAGCAGCGGGACATCCCCGCCATCGTCAAGGGCCTGCGTGCGGTCAGTGATTTCGACTACGAGCTGCAGATGGCCCAGATGAACATGGGCCTGACCGGGGTCGAGACGCTCTTCGTGCCGACCAACCCGACCTACAGCTTCCTGTCCTCCTCCCTGGTCAAGGAGGTGGCGACCTGGGGCGGCGACGTCTCCCACCTGCTGCCCTCCTTCGTCCACACCGCGCTGATGGAACGGCTGCACGGCAACTGA
- the rsmD gene encoding 16S rRNA (guanine(966)-N(2))-methyltransferase RsmD — protein MTRVIAGTAGGRRLAVPPGTGTRPTSDRMREGLFSTWESLHGVGGARVLDLYGGSGAVGLEALSRGAAHALLVEADAKAAKAIRENIQTLALPGAEFRAGKAEQIVAVRAGGDPYDIVFLDPPYDVAHDDLAEILLTLRSNAWLTGDALVTVERSTRSGAFPWPDGFEPLRSRRYGEGTLWYGRAAFTSEES, from the coding sequence ATGACCCGCGTGATCGCCGGCACCGCCGGTGGGCGGCGCCTCGCCGTGCCGCCCGGCACCGGCACCCGGCCCACCTCCGACCGGATGCGCGAAGGCCTCTTCTCCACCTGGGAGTCGCTGCACGGAGTCGGCGGAGCCCGGGTCCTGGACCTGTACGGGGGCTCCGGCGCGGTCGGCCTGGAGGCCCTCTCCCGCGGCGCCGCGCACGCCCTGCTCGTGGAGGCCGACGCCAAGGCCGCCAAGGCGATCCGCGAGAACATCCAGACGCTGGCCCTGCCGGGCGCCGAGTTCCGGGCGGGCAAAGCGGAACAGATCGTGGCGGTCCGGGCGGGCGGGGACCCGTACGACATCGTTTTCCTGGACCCGCCGTACGACGTCGCGCATGACGATCTTGCGGAGATCCTGCTCACACTCCGGTCGAATGCCTGGCTCACCGGCGATGCGCTCGTCACCGTGGAACGCAGCACCAGAAGCGGTGCGTTCCCCTGGCCCGACGGTTTCGAGCCGCTCCGCTCCCGGCGGTACGGCGAAGGCACCCTTTGGTACGGTCGCGCCGCCTTCACCAGCGAAGAGTCATGA
- a CDS encoding cell division initiation protein: protein MDVQKKLDEIVASVGGARSMPMSASCVINRAELLAQLEEVRLALPGSLAQARELIGGREQMVEEARREADRIIESAHAQRGSLVSDTEVARRSQGEADRILAEARREAEEIRAEADDYVDSKLANFEVVLSKTIGSVDRGREKLLGRGPGLDEHGFADAEAPERSQDPETQRQQADAYVDTKLATFEAVLSKTLEAVGRGRQKLLGRTPTDDLGAHMAAQDAAGGQQHTTSDADFLAGLAEPVAVIPQQQQQSQPAREPVYEAYSYQQQPAQPVGRPDGYGYQDPYGYQPSPQQPDPYAAYQPQHPQQPDPYAAYEQQAQHPQQHQHQQPQHGQPHQQAQHPQQSAQQALDETSFFDTSMINLDQLRQYEQGR, encoded by the coding sequence GTGGACGTGCAGAAGAAGCTCGACGAGATCGTCGCGTCGGTCGGCGGAGCCCGGTCCATGCCCATGTCCGCCTCGTGCGTGATCAACCGCGCCGAGCTGCTGGCGCAGCTCGAAGAGGTGCGCCTGGCGCTGCCCGGTTCCCTCGCCCAGGCGCGGGAGCTGATCGGCGGCCGCGAGCAGATGGTCGAGGAGGCCCGCCGCGAGGCGGACCGGATCATCGAGTCCGCGCACGCCCAGCGGGGCTCGCTGGTCTCCGACACCGAGGTCGCGCGGCGCTCGCAGGGCGAGGCGGACCGGATCCTGGCGGAGGCCCGCCGGGAGGCCGAGGAGATCCGGGCCGAGGCCGACGACTACGTCGACAGCAAGCTCGCCAACTTCGAGGTGGTCCTCTCCAAGACCATCGGGTCCGTGGACCGCGGCCGCGAGAAGCTGCTGGGGCGCGGCCCGGGGCTGGACGAGCACGGGTTCGCGGACGCGGAGGCGCCGGAGCGCAGCCAGGACCCGGAGACCCAGCGGCAGCAGGCCGACGCCTACGTCGACACGAAGCTGGCCACCTTCGAGGCGGTGCTGTCCAAGACCCTGGAGGCGGTCGGCCGCGGCCGGCAGAAGCTGCTCGGCCGGACGCCCACGGACGATCTGGGCGCGCACATGGCGGCCCAGGACGCGGCGGGCGGGCAGCAGCACACGACGAGCGACGCGGACTTCCTGGCCGGTCTGGCGGAACCGGTGGCGGTGATTCCGCAGCAGCAGCAGCAGTCCCAGCCGGCGCGGGAACCCGTCTACGAGGCCTACTCCTACCAGCAGCAGCCCGCGCAGCCCGTGGGCCGGCCGGACGGATACGGGTACCAGGATCCCTACGGCTACCAGCCGTCCCCGCAGCAGCCGGATCCGTACGCCGCGTACCAGCCGCAGCACCCGCAGCAGCCGGACCCGTACGCCGCCTACGAGCAGCAGGCGCAGCACCCGCAACAGCACCAGCACCAGCAGCCGCAGCACGGTCAGCCGCACCAGCAGGCGCAGCACCCGCAGCAGTCCGCGCAGCAGGCACTCGACGAGACCAGTTTCTTCGACACGAGCATGATCAACTTGGACCAGCTGCGCCAGTACGAGCAGGGCCGCTGA
- a CDS encoding CAP domain-containing protein has product MGRHRLPAPQRDGRGMRGGTAVRTGLLGACVAVVLGTAAVTTGLVPVGGSFPYVGSGADTGAKAEAKGPATGDGTGDTSGQRGLANLSGRSPDAPSPSGGPSGSTSPSPSPSASASASPSPSASASASASPAPAPSTKAPQVPVPAPPKPPKPADPPPAKPSVPASGGGSSEEAAVLTLVNVERAKAGCGPVRANPPLASLASAFSKDMAVRGFFDHTDPDGRTPWDRASNAGITSLGGENIARGQGDADSVMKAWMDSPGHRANILNCEYRTLGVGAYFASGGPWWTQDFGF; this is encoded by the coding sequence ATGGGACGCCACCGACTCCCCGCGCCACAGCGCGACGGCCGCGGCATGCGCGGCGGCACCGCCGTGCGCACCGGCCTGCTGGGCGCCTGCGTGGCAGTGGTCCTCGGGACCGCCGCCGTGACCACCGGACTGGTGCCGGTCGGCGGCAGCTTCCCCTACGTCGGCAGCGGCGCGGACACCGGCGCCAAGGCCGAGGCCAAGGGCCCGGCGACCGGAGACGGTACCGGGGACACCTCCGGGCAGCGTGGCCTGGCGAACCTTTCCGGCCGCTCCCCCGACGCCCCGTCCCCGTCCGGCGGCCCGTCGGGCTCCACGTCACCGTCGCCGTCACCGTCGGCCTCGGCCTCCGCCTCGCCGAGCCCCTCCGCTTCCGCGTCGGCTTCGGCCTCCCCCGCGCCCGCGCCGTCGACGAAGGCCCCGCAGGTGCCCGTACCGGCGCCCCCCAAGCCGCCGAAGCCGGCCGATCCGCCGCCCGCCAAGCCCTCGGTCCCCGCCTCCGGCGGGGGCTCCTCCGAGGAGGCCGCCGTCCTGACGCTGGTGAACGTGGAGCGGGCGAAGGCGGGCTGCGGTCCGGTCCGCGCGAACCCGCCGCTGGCCTCGCTCGCGAGCGCCTTCAGCAAGGACATGGCCGTACGCGGCTTCTTCGACCACACCGACCCCGACGGCAGGACCCCCTGGGACCGCGCCTCGAACGCCGGGATCACCAGCCTCGGCGGCGAGAACATCGCCCGGGGCCAGGGTGACGCCGACTCGGTGATGAAGGCATGGATGGACAGCCCGGGTCACCGGGCCAACATCCTCAACTGCGAGTACCGCACCCTCGGCGTCGGCGCGTACTTCGCCTCCGGCGGCCCCTGGTGGACCCAGGACTTCGGCTTCTAG
- the rnc gene encoding ribonuclease III, whose translation MSELAGGQTQADTNNAASSHTLLEGRLGYHLESALLVRALTHRSYAYENGGLPTNERLEFLGDSVLGLVVTDTLYRTHPDLPEGQLAKLRAAVVNSRALAEVGRGLELGLFIRLGRGEEGTGGRDKASILADTLEAVIGAVYLDQGLDAASELVHRLFDPLIEKSSNLGAGLDWKTSLQELTAAEGLGVPEYLVSETGPDHEKTFTAAARVGGVSYGTGTGRSKKEAEQQAAESAWRGIRAKADGRIAAEAAAAAAPAVAEAPAEDGGAPTPADPTPTA comes from the coding sequence ATGTCTGAGCTTGCCGGCGGCCAAACGCAGGCAGACACGAACAACGCGGCCTCGTCCCACACGCTTCTGGAAGGGCGGCTCGGGTATCACCTCGAGTCCGCCCTTCTGGTGCGTGCACTGACCCACCGTTCGTACGCGTACGAGAACGGCGGTCTGCCCACCAACGAGCGGCTGGAGTTCCTCGGGGACTCCGTGCTCGGCCTGGTGGTCACGGACACGCTCTATCGGACCCACCCGGACCTGCCGGAAGGCCAACTGGCCAAACTGCGGGCCGCTGTGGTCAATTCGCGTGCGCTGGCGGAGGTCGGGCGCGGGCTCGAACTCGGTCTCTTCATCCGGCTGGGCCGGGGCGAAGAAGGCACGGGCGGCCGGGACAAGGCCTCCATCCTCGCCGACACCCTTGAAGCGGTGATCGGCGCTGTCTATCTCGACCAGGGTCTCGACGCGGCCTCGGAGCTGGTTCACCGGCTCTTCGACCCGCTCATCGAGAAGTCCTCGAACCTCGGCGCAGGCCTGGACTGGAAGACCAGTCTCCAGGAACTGACCGCGGCCGAGGGGCTCGGCGTACCCGAGTACCTGGTCAGCGAGACGGGACCGGACCACGAGAAGACCTTCACCGCTGCTGCTCGCGTCGGTGGTGTCTCGTACGGCACCGGCACCGGCCGCAGCAAGAAGGAAGCGGAACAGCAGGCTGCGGAGTCCGCGTGGCGCGGTATTCGCGCCAAGGCGGACGGGCGGATCGCGGCGGAAGCCGCTGCCGCCGCCGCACCGGCTGTCGCCGAGGCTCCGGCCGAGGACGGCGGGGCGCCGACGCCCGCCGACCCGACGCCGACGGCCTGA
- a CDS encoding YceD family protein, translating to MKVGPALNTHLDHRNPLVFDTHELGRRPGALLRLTREIAAPGDFGLADVIGVPEGAPVKLRLRLESVMEGVLVTGTARALAAGECVRCLEAVERELKADFQEMFSYPDADDRGRAKAEPGDDVENDEDRLFIEDGLFDLESVLRDAVVLALPLQPVCREDCLGLCPECGISLNDDPDHHHDATDIRWAALQGLVVTDQDDEKDNMSGAASDVQRAAEKQEK from the coding sequence CTGAAAGTTGGACCAGCCCTGAACACCCACCTCGACCACCGCAACCCCCTCGTGTTCGATACGCACGAGCTGGGTCGGCGTCCTGGTGCGTTGCTGCGGCTGACCCGCGAGATCGCGGCGCCCGGGGACTTCGGTCTCGCGGACGTCATCGGAGTGCCGGAAGGCGCGCCGGTGAAGCTGAGGCTCCGGCTGGAGTCGGTCATGGAAGGGGTGCTTGTCACAGGCACCGCCCGTGCACTGGCCGCCGGAGAGTGCGTAAGGTGTCTGGAGGCCGTGGAGCGCGAGCTCAAGGCGGACTTCCAGGAGATGTTCTCGTACCCTGACGCCGACGACCGGGGCCGCGCAAAAGCGGAACCGGGCGACGACGTTGAGAATGACGAGGACAGGCTCTTCATCGAGGACGGCTTGTTCGACCTCGAATCAGTGCTGCGTGATGCGGTGGTGCTCGCACTGCCGCTGCAGCCGGTGTGCCGGGAGGACTGTCTCGGACTGTGTCCCGAATGCGGGATCAGTCTGAACGACGACCCGGACCACCACCATGACGCCACCGACATCCGTTGGGCGGCGTTGCAGGGACTCGTCGTGACCGATCAGGACGACGAGAAGGACAACATGAGCGGCGCCGCATCTGACGTCCAGCGCGCCGCCGAGAAGCAGGAGAAGTAG
- a CDS encoding helicase-related protein, which yields MVCNERVPALDEDLKKTLGPATAKVLAEQLGLHTALDLLHHYPRRYAERGELTSLAELADQIDEHVTVVAQVADARVLTFNGGRGKRLEVTITDGSGRLQLVFFGAGVHKPHKDLLPGSRAMFAGKVSMFNRKLQLAHPAYEPLGVDATTAEAVDAFAQQLIPIYPACKQLESWKIAKAVDAVLPSAQEAVDPLPPALRDGRGMLPLTEALLKIHRPRTKADVEAARQRLKWDEAFVLQVALARRRHADTLLPAVPRRPAPGGLLDAFDAKLPFTLTDGQLTVSREIFDDLATDHPMHRLLQGEVGSGKAQPLDAQVLTPSGFRLMGEMEAGAEVVVPTGEIAVIESVHPQGVRDVWRLALSDGTTVECDDEHLWIVATSCAWARGEQPKVLTTSEIRNDLLKANGSSKWYLPEAAPADLEGGGDRPLDPYLLGVLIGDGSFRHNLRLSTTDDEIRAAVGAAVAPGCGLVEVPGALCDFTIAMSGPKGGTRRNPVIQALRVLGLWGLTSHDKFVPEPYLNAPVKERLAVLQGLMDTDGTIGKTGLGITFCSASERLAEDVAWLVRSLGGRARIRPKKSAFEVALTLPEEFGPFRLSRKANRMAPRTKYKNFRRGIRAIEYVGRKPVQCISVKHPSRAYVTDNFTVTHNTMVALRAMLAVVDCGGQAAMLAPTEVLAQQHHRSITEMMGDLAEGGQLGGSDLGTKVVLLTGSMGTAARRRALLDLITGEAGIVIGTHALIEDKVKFHDLGLVVVDEQHRFGVEQRDALRSKGKQPPHLLVMTATPIPRTVAMTVFGDLETSVLDQLPAGRSPIATHVVPAKDKPHFLTRAWERVREEVEKGHQAYVVCPRIGDGEDDPKAAKKKAAAEEDGDKRPPLAVLEIAEQLAKGPLAGVSVEVLHGRMDPADKDDVMRRFAAGEVKVLVATTVIEVGVNVPNSTVMVIMDADRFGVSQLHQLRGRVGRGSAPGLCLLVSEMHEASPARARLAAVAATLDGFELSRIDLEQRREGDVLGQAQSGVRSSLRMLSVIEDEEVIAQAREEATRVVAADPELTALPGLLTALDALLDTEREQYLEKG from the coding sequence ATGGTGTGCAATGAACGGGTGCCCGCGCTCGACGAAGATCTCAAGAAGACCCTCGGCCCCGCCACCGCCAAGGTGCTGGCCGAGCAGCTCGGCCTGCACACGGCCCTGGACCTGCTGCACCACTACCCGCGCCGGTACGCCGAGCGCGGCGAGCTGACCTCGCTGGCGGAGCTGGCCGACCAGATCGACGAACACGTCACCGTCGTCGCCCAGGTCGCCGACGCCCGCGTGCTCACCTTCAACGGCGGGCGCGGCAAACGGCTGGAGGTGACCATCACCGACGGCAGCGGCCGGCTCCAGCTCGTCTTCTTCGGCGCGGGCGTCCACAAACCGCACAAGGACCTGCTCCCCGGCAGCCGCGCGATGTTCGCGGGCAAGGTCTCGATGTTCAACCGCAAGCTCCAGCTCGCCCACCCCGCCTACGAACCCCTCGGCGTGGACGCCACCACCGCCGAGGCGGTCGACGCCTTCGCCCAGCAGCTGATCCCGATCTACCCGGCCTGCAAACAGCTGGAGTCCTGGAAGATCGCCAAGGCCGTCGACGCGGTCCTGCCCAGCGCCCAGGAAGCCGTGGACCCGCTGCCGCCCGCGCTGCGCGACGGCCGCGGGATGCTGCCGCTCACCGAAGCCCTGCTCAAGATCCACCGGCCGCGCACCAAGGCCGACGTCGAGGCCGCGCGCCAGCGGCTCAAGTGGGACGAGGCCTTCGTCCTCCAGGTCGCCCTGGCCCGCCGCCGGCACGCGGACACCCTGCTCCCCGCCGTCCCCCGCCGCCCCGCCCCCGGCGGCCTGCTGGACGCCTTCGACGCCAAGCTCCCCTTCACCCTCACCGACGGCCAGCTCACGGTCTCCCGCGAGATCTTCGACGACCTGGCCACCGACCACCCCATGCACCGCCTCCTCCAGGGCGAGGTCGGCTCGGGCAAGGCGCAGCCGCTCGACGCCCAGGTGCTGACTCCGTCGGGCTTCCGCCTCATGGGCGAGATGGAGGCGGGCGCCGAAGTGGTCGTACCGACGGGCGAGATCGCTGTGATCGAGAGCGTCCATCCACAAGGCGTCCGAGACGTGTGGCGGCTCGCACTCTCCGACGGGACCACCGTCGAGTGTGACGACGAGCATCTGTGGATCGTGGCCACGAGCTGCGCGTGGGCCCGTGGCGAGCAGCCCAAGGTCCTCACGACCAGCGAGATCCGCAACGATCTGCTGAAGGCCAACGGGTCGTCGAAGTGGTACCTCCCGGAGGCCGCTCCCGCGGACCTGGAGGGTGGCGGCGACCGGCCGCTCGACCCGTACCTGCTGGGCGTGCTCATCGGCGACGGTTCGTTCCGCCACAACCTGCGGCTCTCCACGACGGACGACGAGATCCGCGCGGCTGTCGGCGCCGCTGTGGCACCCGGATGTGGACTGGTCGAGGTACCGGGCGCCCTGTGCGACTTCACGATCGCCATGAGCGGGCCGAAGGGCGGCACACGGCGCAATCCCGTGATCCAGGCACTGCGCGTGCTGGGCCTGTGGGGACTGACCTCGCACGACAAGTTCGTCCCGGAGCCCTACCTGAACGCCCCGGTCAAGGAGCGCCTGGCCGTCCTGCAGGGGCTCATGGACACGGACGGCACGATCGGGAAGACGGGACTCGGGATCACGTTCTGCTCGGCATCGGAGCGGTTGGCCGAGGACGTCGCGTGGCTCGTCCGGTCCTTGGGAGGACGTGCCCGGATCCGGCCGAAGAAGAGCGCGTTCGAGGTCGCTTTGACCCTGCCCGAGGAGTTCGGGCCCTTCCGGCTGTCACGGAAGGCGAACCGGATGGCGCCCCGGACCAAGTACAAGAACTTCCGGCGCGGCATCCGCGCCATCGAATACGTCGGCCGCAAGCCGGTCCAGTGCATCAGCGTCAAGCACCCGAGCCGGGCGTACGTCACCGACAACTTCACCGTGACGCACAATACGATGGTCGCGCTGCGGGCGATGCTCGCCGTCGTCGACTGCGGGGGGCAGGCGGCGATGCTCGCGCCCACCGAGGTGCTCGCCCAGCAGCACCACCGGTCCATCACCGAAATGATGGGCGACCTCGCCGAGGGCGGGCAGCTCGGCGGGTCCGATCTGGGGACCAAGGTGGTGCTGCTCACCGGTTCCATGGGGACGGCCGCGCGGCGGCGCGCGCTCCTGGACCTGATCACCGGCGAGGCCGGGATCGTCATCGGCACCCACGCCCTGATCGAGGACAAGGTCAAGTTCCACGACCTCGGGCTCGTCGTGGTCGACGAACAGCACCGGTTCGGCGTGGAACAGCGCGACGCCCTGCGCTCCAAGGGCAAGCAGCCCCCGCACCTGCTCGTGATGACCGCGACCCCGATCCCGCGCACCGTAGCGATGACCGTCTTCGGCGACCTGGAGACCTCCGTCCTGGACCAGCTCCCGGCCGGGCGTTCCCCGATCGCCACCCACGTGGTGCCCGCCAAGGACAAGCCGCACTTCCTCACCCGGGCCTGGGAGCGGGTCCGCGAGGAGGTGGAGAAGGGGCACCAGGCCTATGTGGTGTGCCCGCGCATCGGCGACGGCGAGGACGACCCGAAGGCCGCCAAGAAGAAGGCCGCCGCGGAGGAGGACGGGGACAAGAGGCCGCCGCTGGCCGTGCTGGAGATCGCCGAGCAGCTGGCCAAGGGGCCGCTGGCCGGGGTGTCCGTCGAGGTGCTGCACGGCCGGATGGACCCGGCCGACAAGGACGACGTGATGCGGCGCTTCGCGGCGGGCGAGGTGAAGGTGCTGGTCGCCACGACCGTCATCGAGGTGGGGGTGAACGTACCGAACTCCACCGTCATGGTGATCATGGACGCGGACCGGTTCGGGGTGTCCCAGCTCCACCAGCTGCGCGGCCGCGTCGGCCGCGGCTCCGCCCCCGGGCTGTGCCTGCTGGTCAGCGAGATGCACGAGGCCAGTCCCGCCCGGGCCCGGCTGGCCGCCGTCGCCGCCACCCTCGACGGCTTCGAACTGTCCCGGATCGACCTCGAACAGCGCCGCGAGGGCGATGTCCTCGGCCAGGCGCAGTCGGGCGTGCGCTCCTCGCTGCGGATGCTGTCCGTCATCGAGGACGAGGAGGTCATCGCGCAGGCCCGCGAGGAGGCCACCCGGGTCGTCGCCGCCGACCCCGAGCTGACCGCTCTGCCCGGCCTGCTGACCGCACTCGACGCCCTGCTCGACACCGAGCGCGAGCAGTACCTGGAGAAGGGCTGA
- a CDS encoding winged helix-turn-helix transcriptional regulator codes for METPVCTETAGAAELPFDVFARDCPSRETLEHVTGRWGSLTVGALHDGARRFNELRRRVDGVSEKMLSQTLHALERDGIVHREAQPTNPPRVDYELTPLGREIAERLLSLIHFVEGSMTPVLAARQSYDETRGGR; via the coding sequence ATGGAGACCCCTGTCTGTACCGAAACCGCCGGAGCGGCCGAACTACCGTTCGACGTTTTCGCGCGCGACTGCCCGTCCCGGGAGACCTTGGAGCACGTCACCGGGCGCTGGGGCAGCCTGACCGTCGGCGCCCTCCACGACGGAGCGCGCCGCTTCAACGAACTGCGCCGCCGGGTCGACGGGGTGAGCGAGAAGATGCTCTCCCAGACCCTGCACGCGCTGGAGCGCGACGGCATCGTGCACCGCGAGGCGCAGCCGACGAACCCGCCCCGCGTGGACTACGAGCTGACCCCGCTCGGCCGGGAGATCGCCGAGCGGCTGCTGTCGCTGATCCACTTCGTCGAGGGCAGCATGACCCCGGTCCTGGCAGCCCGGCAGTCCTACGACGAGACGCGCGGCGGGCGCTGA
- the mutM gene encoding bifunctional DNA-formamidopyrimidine glycosylase/DNA-(apurinic or apyrimidinic site) lyase, producing MPELPEVEVVRRGLARWVAGRTVGSVEVLHPRAVRRHPGGGADFAARLAGRTIGAPQRRGKYLWLPLDDRDLSVLAHLGMSGQLLVQPTGAPDEKHLRIRVRFADSTGTELRFVDQRTFGGLSLHRTVDDSADGLPDVIAHIARDPLDPAFDEAVYHAALRAKRTTLKRALLDQSLISGIGNIYADEALWRAKLHYERPTATLTRPRSQELLGHVRDVMNAALAVGGTSFDSLYVNVNGESGYFDRSLDAYGREDEPCRRCGTPMRRRPWMNRSSYFCPRCQRPPRVSS from the coding sequence GTGCCCGAGCTGCCCGAAGTCGAAGTCGTGCGGCGCGGGTTGGCGCGCTGGGTGGCCGGGCGGACGGTCGGATCCGTCGAGGTGCTGCACCCCCGCGCGGTACGCCGCCACCCCGGCGGCGGCGCCGATTTCGCGGCGCGCCTCGCGGGCCGGACCATCGGCGCCCCCCAGCGGCGCGGCAAGTACCTGTGGCTGCCCCTGGACGACCGGGACCTGTCCGTACTGGCCCACCTCGGCATGAGCGGCCAGCTCCTGGTGCAGCCCACCGGGGCCCCCGACGAGAAGCACCTGCGCATCCGGGTCCGCTTCGCGGACTCCACCGGCACCGAGCTGCGCTTCGTCGACCAGCGGACCTTCGGCGGGCTCTCGCTGCACCGGACCGTCGACGACAGCGCGGACGGGCTCCCGGACGTCATCGCGCACATCGCGCGCGACCCCCTGGACCCGGCCTTCGACGAGGCCGTCTACCACGCGGCGCTGCGCGCCAAGCGGACCACGCTCAAGCGGGCGCTGCTGGACCAGTCCCTGATCAGCGGCATCGGCAACATCTACGCGGACGAGGCGCTGTGGCGCGCCAAGCTGCACTACGAGCGCCCCACCGCCACCCTCACGCGCCCCCGGAGCCAGGAACTCCTCGGGCACGTCCGTGACGTGATGAACGCGGCCCTCGCCGTCGGCGGCACCAGCTTCGACAGCCTCTACGTCAATGTGAACGGGGAGTCGGGTTACTTCGACCGCTCGCTCGACGCGTACGGACGCGAGGACGAACCGTGCAGGCGCTGCGGCACGCCCATGCGCCGCCGCCCCTGGATGAACCGGTCCAGCTACTTCTGCCCGCGCTGTCAGCGCCCGCCGCGCGTCTCGTCGTAG